Genomic window (Acidobacteriota bacterium):
TCTATGGGGAGTCCATCGAGACGATGCCCCTGGTCCTGGCCAAGAAGGACATCGTCGAGATCCTCCGCCTGGAGAGCGGCGAGAACACGATCTTCAAGGTCGCCGTCGACGCCGACTCGTACGACGCCATGATCAAGGAACTGCAGGTCGACCCGGCCACGGACGAGCTGCTCCACGTCGATCTCATCCGGATCAACATGGACAAGCCGATCCGGGTCACCGTCCCGGTCATCCACACCGGCGAGCCGTTCGGCGTCAAGAACGAAGGCGGCTTCATCGACTTCGTCACCCGCGAGGTCGAGGTCGAGTGCCTGCCGCGCGACATCCCGGAGAGCCTGACGATCGACATCTCCGATCTTCACGTCAACCAGTCCTTCAAGGCCCAGGGCATGACGGTGCCCGCCGGGGTCAAGGTCCTGACCGACCCGAACACCGTCCTCGTCCTCATCTCCATGCCGCACAAGGAAGAGGAAGCCTTCCCCGGCGAGAAGCCGGAAGGCGAGGTGGCGGCCGAGGAGCCCAAGGAGCCCGAGGTCATCAAGAAGGAACGGGCCGAGAAGGAAGAGCCGGAGAAATAATCCTTGTGGCTGGTCGTGGGCCTGGGCAACCTGGGTGACGAGTACGCGGGGACAAGGCACAACGCGGGCTTCCTCGTCGTCGACCGGCTGGCCCGGGCCTGGGGCGTCGAGCTCCGGGGCCGGCTGTTCAAGTCCCGCACGGCCCTGGCCCGGCGGGGCGGCGAGGACGTCCTCCTGGCCGAGCCCAAGACCTACATGAACCTCAGCGGGACCGCCGTGCGGGCGGCCCTCGAAGGCAAGGGCATCGGCCCTGACCGGCTGGTCGTTATCTACGACGATCTCGATATCCCGCTCGGCGAGATCCGGGTGCGCAGGACCGGCCGGCCCGGCACCCACAAGGGCATGATCTCGATCGTCAACGAGATCGGGTCGGCCGAGTTCCCGCGGGTCCGCGTCGGCATCGGACCGCTTCCGGGCGGCCGGGACGCGGCCGATTATGTCCTCGAGCCTTTCCGCAAGGCCGAGCGGGCCGACCTCGAGCTGGGCCTGGACCAGGCCGCCGAGGCCCTGGAGATGGTCCTCGACGGGGACATCGAGAAGGCCATGACCCGGTTCAACAAGCGGGTGGCCCAGGCCGAGGGTTGATTTTTCGCGGATTTCGTTTAAAATAGCCTTTTCTCCTTGCTCCTTCCCGAAGGAAGGGGCTGCTTAAACCACAAGGAGGTCTCGTTGAGACAGTACGAAACGGGGTTCGTTCTCTCCCCCAGCCTTTCCGAAGAAGAGACGACGCAGTTCGTGCAGCAGATGGCCGAGATCGTGGCCCAGAAGAAGGGGCACATGGTCAAGCAGGACATCTGGGGCAAGCGCCGCCTGGCTTTCCCGATCAAGCGCTTCCAGGAAGGCGTCTACGTGTTCTTCACCTACGACGGCGGTGGGGACGTGTCCGCGGAGCTGGAGCGCCGGTTCAAGCAGACCGACCATGTCATCCGCTTCATGACCGTGCTCAAGGACCCGCGTGACCTGGCCCGGCGGAAGAAGAAGAGGCGCGCCGAAGAGGCCGCCCCGGCCCCGGCCCCGGCGCCCGCCCCGGCCGAAGTGAAAGAGGAGAAGTGACATGCCGCGCGACGAACGACCCGAAAGACCCGAACGCAGCGAACGCGGCGGCTACCGGAAGTATTTCGCCCCCAAGAGGAAATTCTGCCGGTTCTGCCAGCGGGATGTCCGCGGCATCGACTACAAGGCCGTCGAGATCCTGAAGAAGTACATCCCCGACCGGGGCCGCATCACCCCGCGCCGGATCACCGGGACCTGCGCCTTCCATCAGCGCAAGCTGGCCCTGGCCGTCAAGCGGGCCCGCCTCATGGCCCTGCTGCCCTACGTCGAGGACTGACATGAAAGTCATCCTGAAACAGGACGTGGAGAAGCTGGGCCGCCGCGGCGACGTCGTCAACGTCGCCCCCGGCTACGGGCGCAACTACCTCATCCCCCGGAAGATGGCCATGGCCGTCACTGCGACGAACATCAAGGCCATCGAGATCGAGCGGGCGGCCCTGAAGAAGAAGCTCGAGGCCGAGCGCAAGGCCTTCCAGTCTCTGGCCGAGAAGCTCAACCAGGTCTCCCTGACCTTCGCCCGGCGGGCCGGCGACAAGGACGTCATCTTCGGCTCCGTCTCGGCCGGCGACGTCAAGGACGCGCTGGACAAGCTGGGCTACGACATCGACAAGAAGAAGATCCTTCTGGACGAGCCGATCAAGCGGCTCGGCCATTTCGCCGTCCCGGTCAAGATCAGCATGGACGACCGGGCCGAGGTGAAGATCGACGTCGTCCGCGAGGCGGCCGAGGGGGAGGCCCCGGCCGCCGGACCGGCCGAGACCCCGGCGCCCGAGAAATCCTGACCGTTCCCGGCCGCGGCCCGGCCGGACCGAGGGGGCTATGGAACTCGACACGATGTTCCTGAAGAAGACCCCGCCGCACAGCGTCGAGGCCGAACGGACCGTCCTTGGCGGGATCCTCGTCCAGAACAGCAACCTCAACGTCGTCCTCTCGACCATCTCCCCCGAGGACCTCTACCTGGAGGCCCACCGGAAGATCCTCGAGCGCATCATCGTCATGGTCGACAAGGGCCAGCCGGTGGAGCTGCTCAGCCTGACAGAGGACGCCCAGCGGGCCGGCATCCTGGAGGAGGTCGGCGGGGCGGCCTACCTGGCCTCGCTCCTCGACGGCGTGCAACGCAACCTCAACGTCGAGTACTACGCCCAGATCATCAAGGAGAAGGCCCTGCTGCGGCGCCTGATCCTTTCCTCGACCAGGATCATCCAGGACAGCTACGACCAGAAGGAGGACGCCGACGAGCTGCTCAACGCGGCCCAGGCGGCCATAGTCGAGGTCGCCGATCAGCGCATCAAGCCCGGCTTCCGGCCCATGAGCCAGCTGACCGGGCCGACCCTGGAGCTCATCCGAGAGACGGCCGCCCGCAAGGAGGCCGTCACCGGCGTGCCGACGGGCTTCCGCTATCTCGACGCCATGACGGCCGGCTTCCAGCCTTCGGAGCTGGTCATCCTGGCGGCCCGGCCGTCGATGGGCAAGACGGCCCTGGGCCTGAACATCTCCCACCACGTCGGGCTCAAGACCGACAAGGCCGTCGGCTTCTTCTCCATGGAGATGTCGGAAACGCAGATCGTCATGCGCCTGCTCTGCGCCGAGGCCAAGCTCGACATCAAGAAGACCAGGACCGGCTTCCTCAGCGACCGCGAGTTCGAGAGGCTCAAGCTGGCCGGGGAGGCCCTGTCCCGGGCCCGCATCTACGTCGACGAGTCCCCGGCCCTGACCATCATGGAGATGAAGGCCAAGAGCCGCCGCCTGAAGATGGAGCAGCGCCTGGACATCGTCTTCATCGACTACATCCAGCTCATGCGCACGGGCGGGCGGTTCGAGAACCGCAACCAGGAGATGTCGTTCATCTCCCGGTCCCTCAAGGAGCTGGCCAAGGAGCTGCGCATCCCGGTCGTCGGCATCTCCCAGCTCAGCCGGGCCCCGGAGAAGGGCCGGCGCGAGCCCAAGCCCATGCTCTCCGACCTCCGCGAATCGGGGGCCATCGAGCAGGACGCCGACGTCGTCATCTTCATCTACCGGCCTGAGTTCTACCACCCGGACGACGAGAGCCTCCGGGGCGTGGCCGAAGTCAACATCGCCAAGCAGCGGAACGGGCCGATCGGGAACCTCCAGCTGGCGTTCATCCGCGAATACGCCCTCTTCGCCGACATGGAACAGCTCGCGCCGGAGTACTGACGACGGGGCGGGGATGAAGGACAAGACCGTTTTCATCTGCCAGAGTTGCGGCGCCCGCTATCCGAAATGGATGGGCCGCTGCTCGTCCTGCGGCGAGTGGAACTCGCTCGTCGAGGAGATCGAGGAAGAGGCCCAGGCCGGCCCCGGCGGCCTGACGTACGCCCCGGCCGAGCCGGTCCTCTACAAGGACATCCGGGAGATCCCCCGCCAGCGGATCGCCGTCGGCATCGAGGACGTCAACAAGGTCCTCGGCGGCGGGCTGGTCGCCGGCTCGCTCGTCCTGGTCGGCGGCGAGCCCGGCATCGGCAAATCGACGCTCCTGCTCCAGGTGGCCCGCGACATGGCCACGGACGAGACGCCGGTCCTCTACGTCTCGGGCGAGGAATCCCTGGAGCAGATCAAGCTCCGCGGCGACCGCCTGGGCGTCCGCGACGGCCGGCTCTTCCTCCTGGCCGAGACCAACCTCGAGCGCATCCTGGCCCAGGCCGAGCGCCTGGCGCCCGGGATCCTGGTCGTCGACTCGATCCAGACGGTCTTCTCGGCCAAGATGACCTCCGGGCCGGGGACGATCAGCCAGGTCCGCGAGGCGGCCAACCAGATCTTCCGCTTCGCCAAGACCCGCCAGATCCCGGCCTTCATCGTCGGCCACATCACCAAGGACGGGTCGCTGGCCGGCCCGAAATCGCTCGAGCACATCGTCGACGTCGTCCTCCTGTTCGAGGGCGAGCGGGACCACAGCCAGCGGGTCCTGCGGGCCATGAAGAACCGCTTCGGCCCGGTCTCGGAGCTGGCCGTGTTCGAGATGACCGCGGCCGGGCTCCAGCCGATCCTCAACCCGTCGGCCTTCTTCCTCCGCGAGCGGCCCCGCGACGAGGCCGGCAGCGCCGTCGTCTGCACGGTCAGGGGCACGCGCCCGTTCCTGGCCGAGATCCAGGCCCTCGTCTCCTCGACCCTTTTCACCGGCAACCCCAGGCGCATGACCATCGGCCTCGACCACTACCGGACGGCCATGCTGCTGGCCCTGGTCGAGAAGAAGGCCGGCTACAGCTTCGCCGGCGAGGACATCTACCTCAACGTGGCCGGCGGCATGTCGATCGACGAGCCGGCCGTCGACCTGGGCGTGGTCATGGCCGTCGTCTCTTCGCTCAAGAACATGCCGCTGCCCCAGGACATGGCCTTTTTCGGCGAGGTCGGGCTCAGCGGCGAGATCCGCTCCGTGGCTCAGCCCCTCGTCCGCATCAAGGAGGCGCAGGCCCTGGGCTTCGGCGGCATAATGCTGCCGGCCGGCAACCTGGACGCCCTGGACCGGAAGGACCTGCCGGAGATCGAATGCCTGGGCGTCCGGACCGTCCGCGACGCCCTGCAGCGCGTTTTCTGAAGTCCCTATGGATCGCAAGGGATAAGAGATAGGTCCGATCGTAAGGAGCGCGGAGATGGGCATCTTGCTCTTCCGGCTGTTCGTGCTCGGGCTGATCACCGTCGGGGGGTACATCTACCCGCCGTTCAAGCTCGGCCCGGTCCCCGGCGCGGCGGCGGCCGCCGCCATCGGCGTCCTGATGATGGTCCTCGAAACCCGCGTCCGCCGGGCCCCGTTCCGGGTCCTCTGGAGCGCCGGCGCAGGCCTGATACTCGGGCTCGTCCTCGGCTGGCTCTTCGGCGCCGTCTACCATTCGGTCGTCCGGACAGCCGAGATGGGCACCTTCGTCCGCATCTTCTTCGTGGTCATCATGCCCTACTTCGGGGTCCTGGTCGGCATGAAGAAGCCGGAGTGGTTCGACCCGGCCCACCTGGCCGGGCTGTTCAAGGAGAAGCGGGCCGGCCGCAGCTTCAAGATCCTGGACACCAGCGTCATCATCGATGGCCGCATCGCCGACCTCTGCGACACGGGCTTCGTCGAGGGCACGCTGGTCATCCCGCAGTTCGTCCTCAAGGAGCTGCATCTCGTGGCCGACTCCCCCGACGGGCTGAAGCGGCAGCGGGGCCGCCGCGGCCTGGACGTCCTCGATCATCTCCAGAAGTCCTCCCAGGTCGAGACCGTCCTCTCGGACGCGGATTTCCCCGAGGCCCGCGACGTCGATTCCAAGCTCATCGAGCTGGCCAAGACGATGGACGGCAAGATCGTCACCAACGATTTCAACCTGAACAAGGTCGCCCGGATCCACGGCATCAAGGTCCTCAACATCAACGAGCTGGTCAACTCCCTCCGGCCGGTCGCACTGCCCGGCGAGATCATGAACGTCTTCATCCTCAAGGAAGGCAAGGAGAAGGAGCAGGGCGTCGCCTACCTCGAGGACGGGACCATGGTCGTCGTCGACAACGCGCGGCGGGTGATCGGCCAGGCCGTCGACGTCACCGTCACCTCGGTTCTCCAGACGACCGTCGGCAAGATGATCTTCGGCCGCTTCAACGGGGAGGCCAAGTGAGCGGCGCCTCGGCCATCATCGTGGCCGCCGGGGCCGGCAAGCGCTTCGGCCAGCCGAAGCAGTTCGCCTACCTCCGGGCCAAGCCGGTCCTCGAATGGACCCTGGAGCGGTTCCAGGGCCACGCCGAGGTGGAGGCCATCGCCCTGGTCCTGCCCGACGAGCGGGACCTCAAGCATTACCGGCTGCGCTATCCCAAGATCGTCGACATCGTCCGCGGCGGGGAGCGGCGCCAGGATTCGGTCTGGCAGGGATTCCGTCTCCTGGCCGCGACGGCCCCCGAGATCGTCCTCGTCCACGACGGGGCCCGGCCGCTGGCCGGCGCGGACCTCGTCAGCCGGGTCATCGCCGCGGCCCGGGCCGGCGGGGCGGCCGTGCCGGTCCTGCCGGTCGAGGACACGATCAAGGAGGTCCGCGAGGGGCGTGTCACGGCCACGGTCGACCGGGCGCTCCTGGCCCGGGCGCAGACGCCCCAGGGCTTCCGTTATGCCGTCCTGAGCGCAGCCCTCGAGGCGGCCCGCAGGGACCGGTTCTACGGAACGGACGAAGCGGCCCTCGTCGAGCGGATCGGCCTGGCCGTGACGGCGGTCCCCGGCGATCCCCGGAACATCAAGATCACGACGCCCCTCGACATCCCCATCGCGGAGGCCCTCCTCAATGCCTAAGATCGGCTTCGGCTACGACATCCACCGTCTCGGGGCCGGGCCCCGGCTCGTCCTCGGCGGGACGGAGATCCCGTTCGCGTCCGGCCTGATCGGGCATTCCGACGGCGACGCCCTCGTCCACGCCCTGATCGACGCCCTGCTCGGGGCGGTCGGCGAAGGCGACATCGGGACGCATTTCCCCGACACGGACCCCCGCTACAAGGGCGCGAGGAGCCTCGTCCTCCTCGAAACGGTCATGGACCTCGTCCGGCGCCGCGGCGCGGCCGTCGTCAACGTCGATACGGTCATCGTCGCCGAAGAGCCGAGGATGGGGCCGCACATCCCGGCCATGAAGGCCGCGCTGGCGCCCGTCCTCGGCATCCCCGAGACGGCCGTCGGCATCAAGGCCAAGACCAACGAAGGGCTCGGCCCCGTCGGCGAGCAGCGGGCCATCGCCTGCTTGGCCGTCGTCCTGGTGGACCTGTCCGTCTGACGGTCCTTCTCCGGCCGATTTTCCCCCGGATATCGCCGCGCCTCCGCGCCTCGTTATCGGGGCCCGGACGTTTCGCCGAGGCGAAGCTTCCTGGGATCGGCGCCGGGCGGCCCGGAGGGGGAAGGGAGTCTGTTCCCCTCCGCCGGCGGGGGGAGGGGTGGAGCCGAAGCCGAACGGAGGCGCCACCGGACAGGACCCGGCGCCGATGCCGGAAAGCTTGCGGCTGGAAAGGTTCGGTCCCTGGTTGACTTGGCCGGGCGTTGCGCATATCCTCCGGTCCTTATCGGCTTCACGAGGAGGACGCATGAACACGCGCGCTCTCAGGCTCGGCGCGGCCGCGGCTTTCGCGGCGGCCCTGATCATCGGCCTCGCGGCTCAGGAATACGGGCCGCCAGGGAGGAGGCAGGCCTCGAAGCTGCCCCCGACCTACACCGTCGGCGGCATCCGCCACGGGATTAGCTACTTCCCGAAGACCGATTATGCCTTCACCAAGCCGAAGAAGGCCGGCGAGATCGACTTCGAGCACTACCACACGTACGACGAGGTCACGGCCATCCTGCGCAAGTGGGCGGCCGACTACCCGAACCTGGTCGATGTCTATTCGGTCGGCCGGACTTTCGAGGGGCGCGACATCTGGCAGATCACGATCACGAACAAGGCGACCGGCAAGGACGCCGACAAGCCGGCCATGTTCATCGAGGGCAACCGGCACTCCGGCGAGGTCACGGCGGCCGAGTCCGCGCTCTGGTTCGCCGCCCATGTCCTCGGCGGCTACGGGCGGGACCAGGCGCTGACGAAGCTCGTCGACACCAAGGCGCTCTACGTCCGGGTGAAAAACAATCCCGACGGGTCCGAGCTTTATCTGAACACGGCTCAGTCGAACCGCAGCACGGTCCGGCCGTACGACGACGACGGGGACGGCCTGCTCGACGAGGACCCGCCCGAGGACCTGGACGGCGACGGCTTCATCCTCCAGATGCGCCAGAAGGTCGAACCGGGCAAGGGCGCGATGATCATCGACCCTGCGGACCCCTCGGGCCGGCTGATGAAGCGGGCGCCGGCGGGCCGGGGCGATTATATGATCTATCCGGAAGGGATCGACAACGACCATGACGGGCGGACGAACGAGGACGGCATCGGCGGGCTCGACCTGCACCGCAACTATCCCGAGAACTGGCGGCCCATGCCCGGCCGCGACCAGACCGGCCGCGGCTTCACCCAGGGCGGGGCGGGCGAGTATCCGCTGTCCGAGCCCGAGACCAGGGCCGTCTTCTCCTTCCTGCTCGAGCACCCGAACGTCAGCATCGGCCAGACCATGGACACGACCGTGCCCATGCTGCTCCACGGCCCGTCGACGAGCCGCATGAGCGAGTCCATGTTCCCCGAGGACATGAAGATCTTCAAGGACTTCGACGAGCAGGGGAAGAAGATCACCGGCTATCCCTACGCCGGCGACACCTACTGGGACTACGCCAACATCGGCCGCGGCGACCGGAACGCGCGGGCCATGGCCGCCGAATCCGGGTTCGAGATGGCCCCGGAGCCCCAGGGCGAACCTCTCTTCGGCCACTCCCCCGACTTCGGCTACCTCTATTACGGCGCGGTCTGGTACGGCGACGAGCTCTGGAACGGAGGCCGGGTCAAGGACTACGACGGCGACGGCCGGGTGACGGACCTAGAGGCCCTTCGCTATATCGACGAAGAGCTCGGCGGCCGCTATTTCAAGCCCTGGACGAAATTCAACCACCCGACGCTCGGCCAGGTCGAGATCGGCGGCTTCAATCCCAAGTTCTGGCGCCAGAACCCGCCCGTCGAGCTTCTCGAGGAGTGGATCAAGAAGGAAGCGATGTTCAACCTCTTCCTGGCCCAGTCGCTGCCCCAGGTCAGAGTGGTCTCGGCGGAGGCCCGGCCCGTCAGGAAGGAGCCGGGCCTTATCGAGATCGCGGCCGTGTTCACCAATGACGGCTGCTTGCCCACGGCGCTCAGGATGGCCGACCGGATAAAGATCGTCCGTCCCGACGCGGCCGCGATCCGGCTGCCCGAGGGGGCCGAGCTCGTCGGCGTCCGTGAACGCCAGGACATCGGCTTCCTCCGGCAGAACGAGAAGAAAGAGGTCCGTTGGAAGGTTAAGGTCAAGCCGGGGACGGCCGGGGAGGCCGAGATCTCCATCCTGTCCACCCGCGGCGGCGTGGCCCGGACGACGGTCAAGATCGGCTAGGGGAGTCCGCGGGGCGGCCCGGATCGGGCCGGGCCTTCTCTTCCGTACCCGCTGATCGTCCGTCAGGCCCGGCATGGCCTGCCCACGGTGAATCCTGTATAATTGACGCCGGTAGGCCCCTGGGAACCGGCCGTTCAGGGGAATGCGCCGCTGAAACGGGACTCCCCGGGCCGGCGTCTTGGGGAAAGACCCCGTTCCGGGAAGAATTGCCTCCTCCCCCCGTCTAACAGGGTGCGGAGGACAAGTGAGCTTATCCGCATGGAAGAGAAACAGCTGGTTCGACTGGCTCAGGAAGGAAGCCCAGGTGCTTTCGAGCAGCTGGTCACGAAATACCAGCCGAAGGTGTTCAGCATGGCTTTGAGTTTCACCCGCAACCGGGAGGCGGCCGACGACCTGGCCCAGGAGATCTTCCTGAAGGCCTATCTCGCCCTGCCCCGGTTCCACGGGAAGTCGGAGTTCGGGACGTGGCTTTACCGCGTGTCCATGAACCATATAAAGGATTTTCTCCGGAAGAAAGGCCGGGCCAAGGAAGTGTCCCTGGACGATGTCGGCGAGGCCGCCTTCTCCGACAAGGAGCAAGCCGAGCGGGCCGAACAGGAGCGGGAAACGGAAGCCCGCCGGTCGCTCGTCCGGAACGTGGTCCAGGGCCTGCCGGAGAAATACCGGATCATCCTGACGCTCCGCGACATCCAGGGGCTGGCGTACGAGGACATCTCGCGGATCCTGCGCCTGTCGCCGGGGACGGTCGACTCCCGCCTCCACCGGGCGCGCCGGATGCTCCGGATCAAGCTGGAGCCGTATCTCGCCGGCGAAGGAGGGGCCTATGAACTGCCGCAAAGCTGAGGAGCTGCTCCTTCGGTCTATCGACGGCCGCCTCGGCGGGCGCGACAGGGACCGCCTGGCGGCCCACCTCGCGGCTTGTCCGGCCTGCCGGAAGGTCGAAGCGGAATACCGGTCGATGCTCCGTCTCCTGAAGGACGGGCGGGAAGCCCAGCCGCTGCCCCGCTTCTGGGAGCGCCTCGAACCCCGGCTCCGCGAAGAGACGGACCTCGTGCCCCTGCTCTTCTGGGAACGCTGGAGCCTCAAGGCCATTCCCGTGTTCCTGGCCCTGGTCATCCTCCTGGGCGGCTTCCTCTTTTTCGCCCCCAGGGTCCGCGAGCTGAGCCAGTCGGCGGCCCTGCTCCTCGAGAACAGGGATCCGATGTCGGAGACCACGGCCATTTTCGAGACCGACAAGCCGGAGACGCGGACCATGATGCTCATGTTCGCCTCCCTGGACGATAAGTCGCCCCTGAGGAGGCCGACGCCATGAAGACGAAATACAAGATCCTGATCGCGCTGACGCTCGTCGTCGTCTTCGGGCTCGGCGTCGCGGCCGGCGTCATCGGCGAGCGCTACTTGGTGCACCGGGCCGCCCGTCGGGCCGCGGCCTCGCGGCTGCACTCCCCGTCCCCCGAGGAATGGACCAGGGAGCTCGGCCTGACGCAGGAGCAGCAGGACAAGATCCACGAGATCTTCAGGAAGAACGACGAGCGGATGAAGGCCTATCGGACCGAAAGCCGGGCCAGGCTGGGCGAGCTCCGCAAGATGCTCAGGGACGAGATCGACGCGGTCCTGACGCCCGAGCAGAAGCAGAAGAACGATGAGATGATCCGCCGCTTCGAGGAGTGGCGCAAGAAGGAATCGGACCGGAACCCCTCGCGCGAGCGGCGGGACCAGGATCCCCCGAAGGATCCCCCCCGGCCGGATCGCGAACATTAAAGGAGATCTGAGATGAAGAAGAAAGTCCTCTGGATGATCGTCGCCCTGGTCGCGGTGACCGCCCTGGTCCTCGGCCTGACCGTTCTCAAGGGCGGCAAGGGCAACGAAGTCAAATACAGGACGGAAGCCATCGGCCGCGGCGACATCGAGGCCGTGGTCGTCACCTCGGGCACGCTGAACCCGATCGATACGATCGACATCGGAGCCCAGGTGTCGGGCAAGGTCACCAAGCTCTACGCCGACTTCAACACCCCGGTCAAGGCGGGCGACATCGTGGCCGAGCTCGACCAGGAGCAGTTGAAGATGAAGATCCAGCAGAACGAGGCCAGCTATCAGACCCGCTCGGCCGCGCTGGAACAGGCCAAGGTCAGCCTCCAGACGTCTCAGAAAGCCTACGAGCGGGCCAAGGCGCTGTTCGCCAAGAGCCTTCTTTCGGTCGAGGAGATGGACACGGCCGAAGCGAACTATCTCACCGCCAAGAGCTCGCTCGTCTCGGCCCAAGCCGGCCTGTCCCAGGCCAAGAGCTCCCTCGACCAGAGCCGGGTCGACCTGAGCTATGCCATCATCCGGTCGCCGGTCGACGGCGTGGTCATCACCCGCAAGGTCAGCCTCGGCCAGACGCTCCAATCGGGCTTCAACGTGCCGGTCCTGTTCCAGGTGGCCACCGACCTGACCAAGATGAAAGTCGAGTGCGACGTCGACGAGTCCGATATCGGCAAGGTCAAGGAGAGTCAGGCGGTCCGCTTCGGCGTCGAAGCCTACCCGAACGAGCAGTTCCGCGGCATCGTCCAGCAGGTCCGGGTCTCGCCGACGACGACCAACAACGTCGTCACCTACACGATCATCGTCAACGTCGACAATCCCGAGAAGAAGCTGCTGCCGGGCATGACCGCCACCGCGTCCATCATCGTCGGCGAGGCCAAGAACGTGCTGCGGGTGCCCAACGGCGCCCTTCGCTTCACGCCCACCCTGTCCGAGGCCGAGCTCAAGAAGATGCAGGACGAGATGCGGGAGCGCTTCATGGCCCAGCGGCAGGCCCAGGGCGGCCAGCCCGGCGCGGCCGGCCCCGGCGGGGCCGCTCCGGCGGCCTCCGGCGCTCCGCAGGGCGCGCCTCAGGGCGGTCCGGCCGGCCAGCCCGGGACCCTCACCCGCCAGGGCGGAGGCCAGAGCCGGCCGCAGATGCCGCGCGTCTGGATCCTCGACGCCCAGGGCAAGATGCGGATGGCCATGATCCGGACGGGCGTCTCCGACACGAGCTACTCGGAGATCGTCCGCGGCGACGTCAAGGAAGGCGATCTGGTCATCCTCGGGACGCAGGGTTCGACCCAGGCGGCGGGCGCCAACCAGCCCGGCATGGGCGGCATGATGTTCATGGGCGGGCCTCCGGGCGGGCGGCGCTGAACGCCGGGACCAGCCCCGAAAGGACCATCATCATGGCCGCAAATGTCATCGAGCTGAGGGATCTCGTCAAAACCTACCATGTCGGCGAGACCGACGTCAACGCCCTGCGCGGCGTCTCCTACGTGGTCAGGGAGGGCGACTTCCTGGCCATCATGGGGCCGTCCGGATCGGGGAAGTCGAGCCTTATGAACATCCTCGGCTGCCTCGACCGCCCGACCTCAGGTCAATATTTCCTTGACGGCGTCGAGGTCTCCACGCTGGACAAGAACAAGCTGGCCGGCATCCGGAACCAGAAGATCGGCTTCGTCTTCCAGAGCTTCAACCTGCTGTCCCGGACGACGGCCCTGGAGAACGTCGAGCTGCCGCTGTTCTATTCGGCCACTAACGGCAGCGACATGACCGAGCGCGCCCTGAACGCCCTGGCCGCCGTCGGCCTCAAGGGCCGGGCCCAGCACAAGACCAACCAGCTCTCCGGCGGCGAGCAGCAGCGCGTGGCCATCGCCCGGGCCCTGCTCAACAACCCGTCCCTGATCCTGGCCGACGAGCCCACCGGCAACCTCGACAGCAAGACCTCCTCCGAGGTCATGAACATCTTCAAGTCGCTCAACGAGGACAAGGGCATCACCATGGTCATGGTCACCCATGAGCCGGACATCGCCGCCTGGGCCGGCAAGCGCATCTACCTCAAGGACGGCCTGATCGTCCGCGAGGAGACGTCGTGAGGCCGACGGGAAGGCCCGCGCTGGAGCAACCATCATGATCAAACGAACCTTGAAACATATCGGCAAGACCTTCAAGATCGCCTTCCGGGCCCTGGGCCGGAACAAGATGAGGTCGTTCCTCACGGCCCTGGGCATCATCATCGGGGTCGGCGCGGTCATCGCCATGGTCAGCATCGGCGAGGGGGCCAAGCGCGGCATCGAGGACCGGTTCGCCTCCATGGGCACGAACCTGCTGTTCGTCATGCCCGGCAGCCAGAACGCCCGGGGCGTCCGGCAGAGCTGGGGCAGCATGACGACCCTCAAGGAGGACGACGCCCTGGCCATCGAGCAGCAGTGCCCGTCGGTCATGTACATCTCGCCCTCGGTCAACGCCCGGGCCCAAACGGTCTACGGCAACAAGAACTG
Coding sequences:
- the ispF gene encoding 2-C-methyl-D-erythritol 2,4-cyclodiphosphate synthase; this encodes MPKIGFGYDIHRLGAGPRLVLGGTEIPFASGLIGHSDGDALVHALIDALLGAVGEGDIGTHFPDTDPRYKGARSLVLLETVMDLVRRRGAAVVNVDTVIVAEEPRMGPHIPAMKAALAPVLGIPETAVGIKAKTNEGLGPVGEQRAIACLAVVLVDLSV
- a CDS encoding zf-HC2 domain-containing protein, which produces MNCRKAEELLLRSIDGRLGGRDRDRLAAHLAACPACRKVEAEYRSMLRLLKDGREAQPLPRFWERLEPRLREETDLVPLLFWERWSLKAIPVFLALVILLGGFLFFAPRVRELSQSAALLLENRDPMSETTAIFETDKPETRTMMLMFASLDDKSPLRRPTP
- a CDS encoding PIN domain-containing protein, with the translated sequence MGILLFRLFVLGLITVGGYIYPPFKLGPVPGAAAAAAIGVLMMVLETRVRRAPFRVLWSAGAGLILGLVLGWLFGAVYHSVVRTAEMGTFVRIFFVVIMPYFGVLVGMKKPEWFDPAHLAGLFKEKRAGRSFKILDTSVIIDGRIADLCDTGFVEGTLVIPQFVLKELHLVADSPDGLKRQRGRRGLDVLDHLQKSSQVETVLSDADFPEARDVDSKLIELAKTMDGKIVTNDFNLNKVARIHGIKVLNINELVNSLRPVALPGEIMNVFILKEGKEKEQGVAYLEDGTMVVVDNARRVIGQAVDVTVTSVLQTTVGKMIFGRFNGEAK
- a CDS encoding M14 family metallopeptidase, with amino-acid sequence MNTRALRLGAAAAFAAALIIGLAAQEYGPPGRRQASKLPPTYTVGGIRHGISYFPKTDYAFTKPKKAGEIDFEHYHTYDEVTAILRKWAADYPNLVDVYSVGRTFEGRDIWQITITNKATGKDADKPAMFIEGNRHSGEVTAAESALWFAAHVLGGYGRDQALTKLVDTKALYVRVKNNPDGSELYLNTAQSNRSTVRPYDDDGDGLLDEDPPEDLDGDGFILQMRQKVEPGKGAMIIDPADPSGRLMKRAPAGRGDYMIYPEGIDNDHDGRTNEDGIGGLDLHRNYPENWRPMPGRDQTGRGFTQGGAGEYPLSEPETRAVFSFLLEHPNVSIGQTMDTTVPMLLHGPSTSRMSESMFPEDMKIFKDFDEQGKKITGYPYAGDTYWDYANIGRGDRNARAMAAESGFEMAPEPQGEPLFGHSPDFGYLYYGAVWYGDELWNGGRVKDYDGDGRVTDLEALRYIDEELGGRYFKPWTKFNHPTLGQVEIGGFNPKFWRQNPPVELLEEWIKKEAMFNLFLAQSLPQVRVVSAEARPVRKEPGLIEIAAVFTNDGCLPTALRMADRIKIVRPDAAAIRLPEGAELVGVRERQDIGFLRQNEKKEVRWKVKVKPGTAGEAEISILSTRGGVARTTVKIG
- a CDS encoding sigma-70 family RNA polymerase sigma factor; translation: MEEKQLVRLAQEGSPGAFEQLVTKYQPKVFSMALSFTRNREAADDLAQEIFLKAYLALPRFHGKSEFGTWLYRVSMNHIKDFLRKKGRAKEVSLDDVGEAAFSDKEQAERAEQERETEARRSLVRNVVQGLPEKYRIILTLRDIQGLAYEDISRILRLSPGTVDSRLHRARRMLRIKLEPYLAGEGGAYELPQS
- the ispD gene encoding 2-C-methyl-D-erythritol 4-phosphate cytidylyltransferase; its protein translation is MSGASAIIVAAGAGKRFGQPKQFAYLRAKPVLEWTLERFQGHAEVEAIALVLPDERDLKHYRLRYPKIVDIVRGGERRQDSVWQGFRLLAATAPEIVLVHDGARPLAGADLVSRVIAAARAGGAAVPVLPVEDTIKEVREGRVTATVDRALLARAQTPQGFRYAVLSAALEAARRDRFYGTDEAALVERIGLAVTAVPGDPRNIKITTPLDIPIAEALLNA